GAGCCAGCGCGGATAGGCCCCGCGCGTGCGCCACGCAAAGAGGAGGACCGTCACCGAAAGCGAGGTGTGAAGCGACGGAAAGACGTTCGTGGGCGTGTTGACCGCGCTCGTGAGGAATCGCGAGGAGGGATAGACGTTGTACATGAACTGTTCTGCGATGCCGAGGTTCCGCGGGCCGTAGGCGATAAAGAGCAGGTAACAGACCAGCCCGAGGGCGTAGTTTGCGGTGTAGGCGATAGTCAGCTCGTGGAGCGGCCGCTGTTTCGAGAGCGCGAGATAGGCAAACAGGGGAAAGACGAGCAAGAACACGTAGCCGTAGACGTAAACCGCCGAGAAATACAGCGTCAGCTCGGTGGTCTGGAACGTCTGGACCCACGCGACGAACGTCCCCTCGAGCCGGAATATCCGGTCGGTGATCTCGACGCCGATCAGCCACGACAGGCGCTGGGCGGTCCGGCGGGTGAGGCTGTTTACCACGAGGACGACCGCCAACAGCCCGATCGCGGGGGCCGCGAGTCGGAGTCGCGCTCGCAGGTCGTCCCTGAGTTCGCGAAGCTGGCGGCGATCGATGCAGAGGGCCGCCCCGACGACGATCAGGGCGGTCACGACCACGACGATCGAGAGCAGTACCGTTATGAGTCCACTAGCCATGCCTCAGCGCACGATAAGTTCTCCTCCCTCATTGTATATATACCCTGCCTCGCGGAAGAGGTCGTGTGCGGTCTTTTCCTCGACGGTTCCGCTTCCGCTCTCGCCGACGAACCCGGCGGGATGATCCGTGGTCCACTCGTCGTCGGGACCGCCGACGGCGATAGGGTCAAACGCCGGGATCGCGTTCCCGGCGAACACCTCCGTGCGCAGGTACTCCCGGTCGAGCAGCCGCGAGAGGGCGCGTCTGAACCGGGGGTTCGACAGCGGCGCGTTGCGCGTGTTGAATCCGACGTGGTAGTACGCGCTGGTGGTCTCGGCGGCGAGGTCGACCTCGCTCGCTTGTCGAGCGCGTTCGATCTCCCCGGGCGAGAGCGCCGTTGCGCTGGCGTCGAGATCGCCCGCCTGGATCGACTCGACGAGGGTCGCCTCCGAAGGGAAGTAGACGAAGGTCAACCGCTCGTATGGCGGTCCGCCCTCGAAGGCCGGGAACGAGCCGTCC
The DNA window shown above is from Halalkalicoccus jeotgali B3 and carries:
- a CDS encoding phosphatase PAP2 family protein, yielding MASGLITVLLSIVVVVTALIVVGAALCIDRRQLRELRDDLRARLRLAAPAIGLLAVVLVVNSLTRRTAQRLSWLIGVEITDRIFRLEGTFVAWVQTFQTTELTLYFSAVYVYGYVFLLVFPLFAYLALSKQRPLHELTIAYTANYALGLVCYLLFIAYGPRNLGIAEQFMYNVYPSSRFLTSAVNTPTNVFPSLHTSLSVTVLLFAWRTRGAYPRWLAIAAVLATSVAVSTMYLGIHWLTDVIAGIGLASASYWIGVHGADRWREAVTSATPRLAAAFRSRP